The DNA sequence aaaattagaacttTCTTATTTGCTACGTCATTgcttatttaaaaataatttttgcataaaataaaaaactgtCTATAGCTCTTAACGGTATCGTTGGTTacaaataactaaataaataattaagatacCATATTAAGTGTAGTACTTACCAAAATTTGTCGGTTCCAtgtattttaaagttaattaaaaataaaaataaaaataaaaatacatcaaaGTGGGCTGGTATATTACAATCTATCCTTTTTTATATGAAGTATTCCAATCTATCCTTAAATCGAATAATTTGCTTTCCCTTTTCAATTGACAATACCTCATGCTCATCCTTCAAATGAACGATCATTAAACACTTAAATAGATAAGCCTAAGTCATGGAGGTGCATAAACCTAAATGAaaactactaataaaattattaaagtcaCTGCCAAATTTCAACTCAAAGGCCACTAGAGATTAGACACGTcccacattaattaaaatacaatttaatcTATAGTAGACTATTAAATCCACATTAATTAAAGTAACACCGAATTAAATTCATCCCCCAAAACCCAATTAACTAATCAAAATGTCTGATTAAGATGCAACCGACACTAATTCTCATATTCTTGAAACTCTTAATTCCATCTCCATAATCAAGATTTAATGAATCTAAAAAcgtaattaaaaattaagagaagCTTCGTTGGCTGCCCATGTGGGGCACATACCCCAACTTACAACTCCATTTCACCAAACctttttaacaattttcaattgaaaGGAGTTAGACTTAGTTTGATTATGAATGAAGTGTATTTACTTCATTAGAGGAAGGTGAGAAGTTTCCATCAAAGCCAGCACATGCAAACACAGAGTAAATAGTCAGCAATTTAGGCCCCTCTTTTACTTGCATTTTTTTGATAAGAGAATTTGAtgatttcattaatttcaacACCTTCCGAATAATAGACGTGTCATTATGTCATTCTTTTTTCAAGTCATTCCcactctcttcttcttcctcttcttctccctATAATTACTTCTCTCACCAGAagtctctttctctctctctatctcatCAATTTTGCTCCCAATAATTGTATCAAGACATTCATAGCTAGCCATGGGTGAGAAGGTAATCCAATTTTTCTTGATCATGTATAGagttatttgataaataatcatattgaATTGCAATTTTGGAGGATTAATTGAGTTGTGGATGAAATGAAATAGGTGACGATCATGGTGCTCAAGGTTGATCTCCAATGTCCTTGCTGCTACAAGAAAGTCAAGAAAATTATCTGCAAATTTCCCCGTGAGTAGTTTTTTCCATACGAATGCGAATTCACGTTAGTACGATATTGTCTGACTTATACATACCCGACCGTATCTATTCATTTTGTTCTTatcgttttattttaatttttgtggtgGCAATTAATGATTGATTAGTCTTTCACAATAATCCACCACACAAGATAATGCATTATCCATCGTATACCTACTTTATGCTATTCactctttcaattttatttatttttaattgctgagttgattaattatttttggacaAGAGAAATTAGAGACCAGGTTTACAAGGAGAAGGAAAACAAGGTGGTAATCACTGTTGTATGTTGCAATCCTGAGAAAATTCGAGACAAATTATGTTGCAAAGGTGCAAAAGTTATCAAAAGCATCGAGATCGTTGACCCTCCCAAGCCCGAGAAGCCCAAGCCCGTAGAGCCGGGGAAGCCCAAGCCCACAGAGCCTGAAAAGCCTAAGCCTGAGAAACCCAAGCCCACAGAGCCTGAAAAGCCTGAGCCTGAAAAGCCTAAGCCTGAGAAACCCAAGCCCACAGAGCCTGAAAAGCCCAAGCCTGAAAAGCCCAAGCCCACAGAGCCTGAAAAGCCCAAGCCCACAGAACCAGACAAGCCCAAGCCTCCTCCGAAACCGGAGCCACCTAAACCACCAACCCCGGAGCCTTGCGGGTGCCCACCGTGTCCACCAATATTGGGGCCGGGGCCTTGTTGGTGCCCCCCGGTTTCCCCGGTGAGGACTTGTTGTGGGCCGTGCTCGCAAGGATATGGTGGGGGCCCGTGCTACTTCGGACACGGGCCACCGCCCATGCCGCAACCGTGCTTTGATGGTTGCTATGTGTACGGGTGCCATGATAGGCCATGTCACGTGACGAGATGTGATTACTACTACTTTAGTGAGGAGAATCCTCAATCATGCTTGATCATGTGATGTGTGTACATATACGGCGTGAAGTGTACAAAGAAGCATCATCCTATTCTTATTCAAACTTTAAATTCTATGCTTATTTGAAAACAAAGAATAAACATATTCAATTCTATGCTGCCATTTGTACTAATAAAAGTAGTTTTTATctccaaattttatattgtctAAACTGTACATACCCAACCGTATCTAATCATTTGttcttgtcattttattttaatttttgtggtgGCAATTAACGATTGATTAGTCTTTTACTATAATCCACCATACAAGATAATGCATTATCCATCATATACAAACTTTATGCTATTACTATttcaatttcactttttttaatagctgagttgattaatttttttttggacaaaagAAATTAGAGACCAGGTTTACAAGGAGAAGGAAAACAAGGTGGTAATCACTGTAGTATGTTGCAATCCTGAGAAAATTCGAGACAAATTATGCTGTAAAGGTGCAAAAGTCATCAAAAGCATCGAAATCCTTGACCCTCCCAAGCCCGAGCCCGAGAAGCCCAAGTCCAACAATCCTGAGAAGCCCAAGCCCGAGCCCGAGAAACCCAAGCCCAACAATCCCGAAAATTCCAAGCCTGATAAGAAAGTCACGTTCAAGGACCCACCAGAGAACTCGGAAAAGCCCAAGCCTGCTCCAAAACAGGAGCAACCTAAACCCCCGGCCTCGCCTGTCCCCATCCCCATCCCGGTACCGGCACCGACACCAGCCCCAGCACCACCTCCGCCGATATTAGGGCCGGGGCCTTGCGAGTACCCACCGATTTCCCCGGGGAGGAATTGCTGCGGGCCGTGCTCGCAAGGATATGGTGGGGGGCCATGTTACTTCGGGCACGGGCCACCACCGCCACCGATGCCGCAACCATGCTTTGATGGTTACTATGCGTACGGGTGCCATGATAGGCCATGTCACGTGACGAGATGTGATTACTACTTTAGCGAGGAGAATCCCCAGGCATGCTCGATCATGTGATATGtgtacatttttcattttattgttaCGGTGTGAAGGGTATACAAAGAATCATCATTATATCGTCAATCGATCTTTAAATTTCtgtttatttgaaaataaagtaaacatattcaatttcatgctgcCAATTGTACTAATAAAAGTAGCTGAATAATTTATTGGTTTTGGAATTATATTAGGTGGTTGTTATTGTTCTGTGTCTTGTGATGGATTATAGTACTTTCATTGAAATAAATGTACCCCACTTTTTTGTCGACTGGTGTTTAGTGAGTTGCACccaacaatcaacaattcaACATGTTAGTTATGTGTATTTTAGACCACAATGTTTTAAGATTAAATGAACCTAACAAATTTAGTTATTGCTCCTTGTAATACTTCTATTGCAACTTGCAAGACTATATATAGTGTAAAGTATTACATCGAGGTCGATTCCATCGGGTAATAGTTATGGTTTGTGAAGAAGTTTAAAacctacaaattaaattcatcaTTTCCCATTCATCTTCAGAATTCACTTTCAAAATGTCCGTGatagaaatttatttaatcgagatcaatatttttgaaatctaattaatttttaatagttttCTCCATTATTTATACATTGTTAGTTAGTTGGTTAAAATTTGCTTATCAAGCAACCAACTAAAGGATCGATTGAAATGGAGTAACATAGCGACACATATATAGCCGTGGTCCTAGGTTATTGCtaccacaaaaaatattatcgtAATTTGCAAATTACAATTAGATGTATTGATGAAAGTTCTTAATTAAGATAGACCATAACTTAGAAAGTCATGTACTAGTACttagtactaattaattatagtgcTGTTTAGTAGCAAATTAGTACTGAATTAGTACTTTCAGTACTTTATTTTCAGTATTTTTGGTGACAGCTTTTGATGGAGATCTATCTTTATAAGTAATTTAGTTACttgttaatttaattgtttaaatttttatttgtgttttaatttaatgtagagtaaaggccaaaagtggtcttacgattttggtcaagaacattatcttttgaattatttggtccaaCACAATTGAAAACAAGCCAGATTTAGTCCTTTTTGCATGATAGTTTGCTGAATTAAGCTGAGATTATCACAAACATGAAATCCTCAAGGAAAATGGGTGTTTTCTTTGACTTTCTCCTGGTTGACTTTGAGCATAACGTGAACTTTGCCATTCTTCAAAGTGTTCGACTTTATATTTggaatagtattaaattataatacatTTATGCTTCAAAGAGTCAACCCCAAAGGTGCATTGCCCCTTTTAATTTTCTGACAAAGAATTTGGCCTCTTTAGAATAAACAATTCACATGGTACACTAACCAACTAATTTCAAGAATACTCAAACAAAATTActccaaatttttatttgatttattgctTATACACCAAATTCCTACAAACAAGCATCAAAGTGGGATGCACGTTTTCTTTAGTGGCTGGAACATGATAGTAGTATATGCACGTTTATATGtgtacacacacacacacgatcATATATATACTGCTTGCCTATTCTAAgctacaaatatttaaaatgggGAATTGCATTGGCTCAGCATGTGCATTGCCCAAGAAAGTGAGACCTTATGTAGATGATGATCAAGAACTCACGGCTTCGGCCAGGTCAGGCGGCCGGAGACAGCTGAACTCTGCGGGGTGCATTGCTCAAGTCAGGAGCTGCAGCCGGAGAGTTGCCAGAGAATGAAGATAGTGGTGAACAAGAAACAGCTGCAGCTGCTGATTTCAAGCTTGGAGGAGCTCGAGTCGAGGAACATTGTGATTCAGTCGATAGGGagaagggcaagggcaaggaaATGGAGGCCGTCTTTAGCTACAATTCCAGAACTGTAGAGTGAAGATGGGAGTTGGAGTGTTTTTTTAGCTAGCGTAGCTTTGCAACCCCGGTTTTCAGCGATGAAAATTGAGAGGTGGTGTGTGTGCCTTTTTGTTGTgtattctatttctatttagACAACAGGTGACATACTGAAGTTAGGAAGGAGTAGTTGTTAAGATGAATGTGTAGTCTTGAAGAATTCTAATCATGGTATTGAGATGGATATGTatacaaataaacaaataatttactGAAATATCTGCTCGGGGAAATGGTTCTGCACAGACATATACATACAGCAAAATCAGATAAATATGGTAAGAATGCACTCTACAACTCATGAAACAAGCTAGTAGCTACGCAGTCACTATTTCACAGGTCTAATTTTCTGCTATCTAGCATTCATGCAAACGGAGCCCTGCCTATTTACATTACAAATCATCAAACGCTGTCCATTGTTCTAGAGGTTTCCTCATTCCCAGCAATGTATATTCAGGAAGCATTCACAGACCTAATCAATCGAAACAAACAGGCAtcacaaatcaagaaaatttcGTGTGTCTCATGGGTAACACCGGGGTAAAGAGGGGAGGATGGGGAAAGCTAGTTCTATACTACTAACCTTTTGGATGAGTTTGTGCTCCTCATCTTCTCATCCAGCTTAGCTAATGCTGAATCCTTCTCTCTCATTGCCgcttctctcttcattttcttggACTNNNNNNNNNNNNNNNNNNNNNNNNNNNNNNNNNNNNNNNNNNNNNNNNNNNNNNNNNNNNNNNNNNNNNNNNNNNNNNNNNNNNNNNNNNNNNNNNNNNNACACAATTGAAAACAAGCCAGATTTAGTCCTTTTTGCATGACGCCGTTTAAAACTAACAATTAATGGCTGTTAGTCAATTTTGACCGAATTAAGTtactaattactactatatattttattagagCCTAAATTATAACCTAATATTTTGTTCagaaaattttatatgtaaaatacaatttcggcctttactctttaatGTATGGACTTGACCTGTTTACTTACTTTATattccatataatttttttttatgtattggATTTGATATATTGAAAGTTAGGGTTTATTTCCCTTCTCTTGTGTTTTTTGAATATTCTATATATAGAGAATCAACGTAATTTCACTGCTATCTTCATTCTTTTATGGTAgtattttaatcaatggagTTTTGGTATTCTATAGAGAAACAACGTATTTCACTTCATCAGCCTTACTCTCTTTCATATAGTTTGCTGAATTAAGCTGAGATTATCACAAACATGAAATCCTCAAGGAAAATGGGTGTTTTCTTTGACTTTCTCCTGGTTGACTTTGAGCATAACGTGAACTTTGCCATTCTTCAAAGTGTTCGACTTTATATTTggaatagtattaaattataatacatTTATGCTTCAAAGAGTCAACCCCAAAGGTGCATTGCCCCTTTTAATTTTCTGACAAAGAATTTGGCCTCTTTAGAATAAACAATTCACATGGTACACTAACCAACTAATTTCAAGAATACTCAAACAAAATTActccaaatttttatttgatttattgctTATACACCAAATTCCTACAAACAAGCATCAAAGTGGGATGCACGTTTTCTTTAGTGGCTGGAACATGATAGTAGTATATGCACGTTTATATGtgtacacacacacacacgatcATATATATACTGCTTGCCTATTCTAAgctacaaatatttaaaatgggGAATTGCATTGGCTCAGCATGTGCATTGCCCAAGAAAGTGAGACCTTATGTAGATGATGATCAAGAACTCACGGCTTCGGCCAGGTCAGGCGGCCCGGAGACAGCTGAACTCTGCGGGGGTGCATTGCTCAAGTCAGGGGAGCTGCAGCCGGAGAGTTGCCAGAGAATGAAGATAGTGGTGAACAAGAAACAGCTGCAGCTGCTGATTTCAAGCTTGGAGGAGCTCGAGTCGAGGAACATTGTGATTCAGTCGATAGGGagaagggcaagggcaaggaaATGGAGGCCGTCTTTAGCTACAATTCCAGAACTGTAGAGTGAAGATGGGAGTTGGAGTGTTTTTTAGCTAGCGTAGCTTTGCAACCCCGGTTTTCAGCGATGAAAATTGAGAGGTGGTGTGTGTGCCTTTTTGTTGTgtattctatttctatttagACAACAGGTGACATACTGAAGTTAGGAAGGAGTAGTTGTTAAGATGAATGTGTAGTCTTGAAGAATTCTAATCATGGTATTGAGATGGATATGTatacaaataaacaaataatttactGAAATATCTGCTCGGGGAAATGGTTCTGCACAGACATATACATACAGCAAAATCAGATAAATATGGTAAGAATGCACTCTACAACTCATGAAACAAGCTAGTAGCTACTCAGTCACTATTTCACAGGTCTAATTTTCTGCTATCTAGCATTCATGCAAACGGAGCCCTGCCTATTTACATTACAAATCATCAAACGCTGTCCATTGTTCTAGAGGTTTCCTCATTCCCAGCAATGTATATTCAGGAAGCATTCACAGACCTAATCAATCGAAACAAACAGGCAtcacaaatcaagaaaatttcGTGCGTCTCATGGGTAACACCGGGGTAAAGAGGGGAGAGGATGGGGAAAGCTAGTTCTATACTACTAACCTTTTGGATGAGTTTGTGCTCCTCATCTTCTCATCCAGCTTAGCTAATGCTGAATCCTTCTCTCTCATTGCCgcttctctcttcattttcttggACTCCACTTCTATGGCTCTAGCCAGTGTTTCGACCTTTTTCATAAGCAACTGTAAACAGATACACCTTGTGTGATGATTCAACACTATCACAAAC is a window from the Salvia hispanica cultivar TCC Black 2014 chromosome 1, UniMelb_Shisp_WGS_1.0, whole genome shotgun sequence genome containing:
- the LOC125201566 gene encoding protein PYRICULARIA ORYZAE RESISTANCE 21-like isoform X1, producing MGEKVTIMVLKVDLQCPCCYKKVKKIICKFPQIRDQVYKEKENKVVITVVCCNPEKIRDKLCCKGAKVIKSIEIVDPPKPEKPKPVEPGKPKPTEPEKPKPEKPKPTEPEKPEPEKPKPEKPKPTEPEKPKPEKPKPTEPEKPKPTEPDKPKPPPKPEPPKPPTPEPCGCPPCPPILGPGPCWCPPVSPVRTCCGPCSQGYGGGPCYFGHGPPPMPQPCFDGCYVYGCHDRPCHVTRCDYYYFSEENPQSCLIM
- the LOC125201566 gene encoding protein PYRICULARIA ORYZAE RESISTANCE 21-like isoform X4, producing the protein MGEKVTIMVLKVDLQCPCCYKKVKKIICKFPQIRDQVYKEKENKVVITVVCCNPEKIRDKLCCKGAKVIKSIEILDPPKPEPEKPKSNNPEKPKPEPEKPKPNNPENSKPDKKVTFKDPPENSEKPKPAPKQEQPKPPASPVPIPIPVPAPTPAPAPPPPILGPGPCEYPPISPGRNCCGPCSQGYGGGPCYFGHGPPPPPMPQPCFDGYYAYGCHDRPCHVTRCDYYFSEENPQACSIM
- the LOC125201566 gene encoding protein PYRICULARIA ORYZAE RESISTANCE 21-like isoform X2: MDDKVSIMVLKANLQCPCCYKKVRRIICKFPQIRDQVYKEKENKVVITVVCCNPEKIRDKLCCKGAKVIKSIEIVDPPKPEKPKPVEPGKPKPTEPEKPKPEKPKPTEPEKPEPEKPKPEKPKPTEPEKPKPEKPKPTEPEKPKPTEPDKPKPPPKPEPPKPPTPEPCGCPPCPPILGPGPCWCPPVSPVRTCCGPCSQGYGGGPCYFGHGPPPMPQPCFDGCYVYGCHDRPCHVTRCDYYYFSEENPQSCLIM
- the LOC125201566 gene encoding protein PYRICULARIA ORYZAE RESISTANCE 21-like isoform X3: MVLKANLQCPCCYKKVRRIICKFPQIRDQVYKEKENKVVITVVCCNPEKIRDKLCCKGAKVIKSIEIVDPPKPEKPKPVEPGKPKPTEPEKPKPEKPKPTEPEKPEPEKPKPEKPKPTEPEKPKPEKPKPTEPEKPKPTEPDKPKPPPKPEPPKPPTPEPCGCPPCPPILGPGPCWCPPVSPVRTCCGPCSQGYGGGPCYFGHGPPPMPQPCFDGCYVYGCHDRPCHVTRCDYYYFSEENPQSCLIM
- the LOC125201566 gene encoding protein PYRICULARIA ORYZAE RESISTANCE 21-like isoform X5 — protein: MDDKVSIMVLKANLQCPCCYKKVRRIICKFPQIRDQVYKEKENKVVITVVCCNPEKIRDKLCCKGAKVIKSIEILDPPKPEPEKPKSNNPEKPKPEPEKPKPNNPENSKPDKKVTFKDPPENSEKPKPAPKQEQPKPPASPVPIPIPVPAPTPAPAPPPPILGPGPCEYPPISPGRNCCGPCSQGYGGGPCYFGHGPPPPPMPQPCFDGYYAYGCHDRPCHVTRCDYYFSEENPQACSIM